One Pseudorasbora parva isolate DD20220531a chromosome 4, ASM2467924v1, whole genome shotgun sequence genomic region harbors:
- the spred2a gene encoding sprouty-related, EVH1 domain-containing protein 2 yields MTEESHPDDDSYIVRVKAVVMTRDESSGGWLAQEGGGLSRVGVCKVVPSDLEILGRSGFLIFGERLKDKQVILQCFLKKDLVYTKATPTFHHWRVDNRKCGLSFQSPADARAFDRGVRKAIEDLTEGSTTSSSTLQNEAELGDDDVFTNATDSSSNSSQKRETSIQTLAPISFSEPHHCILGHLYDQHRHSERYYLEQTVPMFPCSRHVRFHEEDEEIVRINPRERSWLTGYEDYRHATTATRGKSLQPDATDAYVHLAKIEPPKHDYTYSYPLSGDGHTTRDSKTGIGGGVVTGQPRPLTAKWLPRRVEDSRERLRCVYCQNMFSPAENRRGRCQEAPDPVQTCIRRVSFMWCADSLLYHCMSDPEGDYSDPCSCDASEERFCLRWLALLGLSLLAPCMCCYAPLRACYHCGVACHCCGGKHKAAG; encoded by the exons TGACAGTTACATAGTGCGAGTGAAAGCTGTGGTAATGACGAGGGATGAGTCTAGCGGGGGTTGGCTGGCTCAGGAGGGCGGAGGTCTCAGTCGAGTGGGCGTCTGTAAGGTGGTCCCATCTGACCTGGAGATCCTGGGACGCAGCGGCTTTCTCATCTTTGGCGAGAGACTCAAAGACAAGCAG GTGATCCTGCAATGCTTTCTGAAGAAAGATCTGGTCTACACTAAAGCCACGCCCACTTTCCATCACTGGCGAGTGGACAACAGGAAGTGTGGCCTGTCATTCCAGAGCCCCGCCGACGCCCGAGCGTTTGATCGCGGTGTGAGAAAGGCGATCGAGGACCTTACGGAGG GCTCCACTACTTCTTCCTCCACCCTGCAGAATGAAGCTGAACTGGGCGATGATGATGTTTTCACG AATGCCACAGACAGCTCGTCTAACTCGTCTCAGAAGAGAGAGACATCCATTCAGACACTCGCACCAATCAGCTTCTCTGAGCCCCACCATTGCATTCTGGGACATCTCTATGACCAGCACAGGCACTCTGAACGCTACTACCTGGAACAG ACGGTGCCCATGTTCCCGTGTTCACGTCACGTAAGGTTCCACGAGGAGGACGAGGAAATCGTACGGATTAACCCACGTGAGCGCTCTTGGTTAACGGGCTATGAGGACTACCGGCACGCCACCACAGCCACACGGGGCAAATCTCTGCAGCCAGACGCTACGGACGCTTACGTTCACCTCGCCAAGATTGAACCTCCCAAACACGACTACACTTACTCGTATCCACTCAGCGGGGATGGACACACAACCCGCGATAGCAAAACGGGCATCGGTGGCGGTGTGGTCACTGGCCAGCCGCGGCCGCTGACTGCAAAATGGCTGCCGCGGCGCGTGGAGGACAGCAGAGAGCGCTTGCGGTGCGTGTACTGTCAAAACATGTTCAGTCCGGCCGAAAACAGGCGCGGGCGCTGTCAGGAAGCCCCAGATCCCGTGCAGACGTGCATTCGTCGGGTGAGCTTCATGTGGTGTGCGGACAGCCTGCTCTACCATTGTATGTCGGACCCAGAGGGCGACTATTCGGACCCGTGTTCCTGCGACGCCAGCGAAGAGCGATTCTGCCTGCGTTGGCTAGCTCTCCTGGGACTGTCGCTGCTAGCGCCCTGCATGTGCTGCTATGCGCCGTTGCGAGCGTGCTACCACTGTGGCGTCGCGTGCCACTGCTGCGGCGGAAAGCACAAAGCCGCGGGGTGA
- the actr2a gene encoding actin-related protein 2-A codes for MDSQGRKVVVCDNGTGFVKCGYAGSNFPEHIFPALVGRPIIRSTAKVGNIEIKDLMVGDEASELRSMLEVNYPMENGIVRNWDDMKHLWDYTFGPEKLNINSRNCKILLTEPPMNPTKNREKIIEVMFETYQFSGVYIAIQAVLTLYAQGLLTGVVVDSGDGVTHICPVYEGFSLPHLTRRLDIAGRDITRYLIKLLLLRGYAFNHSADFETVRMMKEKLCYVGYNIEQEQKLALETTVLVESYTLPDGRVIKVGGERFEAPEALFQPHLINVEGVGVAELLFNTIQAADIDTRAEFYKHIVLSGGSTMYPGLPSRLERELKQLYLERVLKGDVDKLSKFKIRIEDPPRRKHMVFLGGAVLADIMKDKDNFWLTREEYQEKGMRVLEKLGVTVR; via the exons ATGGACAGCCAAGGACGGAAAGTGGTGGTGTGTGACAACGGGACCGGG tTTGTGAAGTGTGGATATGCCGGCTCTAATTTTCCAGAGCACATTTTCCCAGCCCTGGTGGGGAGACCGATTATCCGCTCCACTGCCAAAGTGGGAAACATCGAGATCAAG GACCTTATGGTGGGCGACGAGGCGAGCGAGCTGCGCTCCATGCTGGAGGTGAATTATCCGATGGAGAACGGGATCGTGAGGAACTGGGACGATATGAAGCACCTGTGGGACTACACCTTCGGCCCCGAGAAGCTCAACATCAACTCACGAAACTGCAAGATCCTGCTCACGGAGCCGCCCATGAACCCCACCAAGAACCGGGAGAAGATCATCGAG GTGATGTTTGAGACCTATCAGTTCTCAGGGGTTTATATCGCCATCCAGGCCGTGCTCACGCTTTACGCTCAAG GTCTGCTGACGGGTGTGGTGGTGGACTCTGGTGACGGTGTGACTCATATTTGTCCGGTGTACGAAGGCTTCTCTCTTCCTCATCTCACGCGCCGGCTGGACATCGCCGGAAGAGACATCACACGCTACCTCATCAAG CTGCTGTTGTTGAGGGGTTACGCCTTCAACCACTCCGCGGACTTCGAGACGGTGAGGATGATGAAGGAGAAGCTGTGTTATGTGGGCTATAACATCGAGCAGGAGCAGAAGCTTGCTCTGGAGACCACCGTGCTGGTGGAGTCTTACACG CTTCCGGACGGCCGAGTGATTAAAGTGGGCGGCGAGCGGTTCGAGGCTCCTGAAGCTCTGTTCCAGCCTCACCTCATTAATGTGGAGGGAGTGGGTGTGGCCGAACTGCTCTTCAACACCATCCAGGCAGCCGACATCGACACCAG GGCTGAGTTTTACAAACACATCGTTTTGTCTGGCGGTTCTACGATGTATCCTGGTCTGCCGTCCCGTCTGGAGCGTGAGCTCAAGCAGCTTTACCTCGAGAGAGTGCTGAAGGGAGACGTCGACAAGCTTTCG AAGTTTAAGATCCGCATCGAGGATCCTCCTCGTCGTAAGCACATGGTGTTTTTGGGCGGAGCGGTGCTAGCAGACATCATGAAGGACAAAGACAACTTCTGGCTGACCAGAGAGGAGTACCAGGAGAAGGGCATGCGTGTTCTGGAGAAGCTAGGCGTCACCGTTAGATAA